GCCCATCCCTCTCTGTTATCCGGCACAGCCGATCGGGAGCAGAGCACGTGCCCGGCCGCATACGGTCTACAAGCCCCGATGGCCGCCGTTGGGGGCGGCGCAACGTAGGTCCGTCGAATCCAGATGGGCCTCCATGTGCGCCGTTGCCTCATTTCGGGTGGCATCGCGCGCTCCCGTTACGGCAATCCATCCCCGCCCAGAGCGCGCACGTCCGGGTGAGCCGATCGGTCCGCCGCTCGGCGTTCACGGCATGGTGGCGCGTCGGCCACCGTCGGGGTCGCCGACGAATGCGACGCAACAGCGGTCGGGAGCCGGGTCGAGGCGGACGTCAACGTCGACGCCGAGTGCTTGGGTCATGCCGGTCAGCATGGCGACGTTCATTCCGCAGATCAGATTCGTGTGTTCGCGGGCGAGCTGGCGGAAGGGGCAGTTGCGGAGCCGCATGACGCCGTCGTCGTCGTAGGGTTCGTAGCCCTTGTCGGCAAGGCGCCGGACGAGACCGTCGGTGCCGCAGGTGTCATCGCCGCGGTTGGCAGCGGCGAGCTCTCGGCCGTGTTCCGCGGCGGCCTGCCCGAGGGCGCGGCGGGCAGCGTCGGAGGCGTCGTGCTCGACGGCACGAGCGAGCAACTCGGCGAGCAGCCGATAGTCGCGCGGGGGCAGACTGACGGCGAACTCGCGGTCGGCGCGTTGGTAGTGCTTGGCGGGACGGCCCGCGCCGGGGCCGCCCCGTCCGTCGGGTCGGGCGAAGGACGCCGCAAGCAACCCTTCGTCGACGAGTTTGTCGAGGTGGTAGACGACAAGCGAGCGGTCGAGGCCCAGGGCCGTCGCGGCCTGGTCGCGGCTGACGGGCGCGCCACTCGCGGCGACGTACTCGTACAGCCGGCGGCGGGTGGGGT
The Euzebyales bacterium DNA segment above includes these coding regions:
- a CDS encoding helix-turn-helix domain-containing protein, producing the protein MDTKLPHTRLDEAQLAPLGSLDDPTRRRLYEYVAASGAPVSRDQAATALGLDRSLVVYHLDKLVDEGLLAASFARPDGRGGPGAGRPAKHYQRADREFAVSLPPRDYRLLAELLARAVEHDASDAARRALGQAAAEHGRELAAANRGDDTCGTDGLVRRLADKGYEPYDDDGVMRLRNCPFRQLAREHTNLICGMNVAMLTGMTQALGVDVDVRLDPAPDRCCVAFVGDPDGGRRATMP